The following nucleotide sequence is from Salvia miltiorrhiza cultivar Shanhuang (shh) chromosome 7, IMPLAD_Smil_shh, whole genome shotgun sequence.
ttaaattaaaatttaaaatgtcacTTCATAAAAATCGCAATTTCTTTTtgagaattacaagaggtagctataatataatcaaataagcaaccaACAATAAGACCGTGACTAACATTTGATTTTTTACTATCTATTTTGTGTATTTTCCACCATTAACACTTGTATTTTTGGTGTAAACCATCACTATCTGAACCTATACGGCCATCTTAATTAtgcttaattaataattttatatatatgtataaaatggTGGAAACTCATACATGACCACTTTGAAAAAACTAATGGATATATAGTTTCACTATTTCAATATACGAATAGAGAAAGTTATTACAAAGAGCAGTACATTTCCTTGGCATGATGCACAATTATTTATGCTAATAGGAAGCTATAAATATTACAAAGGCACATTGATCCCATAACCATCGAAACAAGAGACAACTTGTTATCACAAGTTATTAATTAAAACTCAAATTATTGTAAACACCGAAAGTAATTAAGCAGAAGAGCGCGACTTAACAATTTTGATACCAGCGATGGTGACACGGTGGCCGTTGGCACGAGGAACCAAGGTGACAACCACTGTAGTATCATCCTCGTGGATGTCAATGTCCTCGTATAGTTCCTTCAAGCTCAACTTCATGGACCCCTTGTGTCTGTTAGAGTGATGAACCCTGTGCGGCAGCTGCGAGAAGGTTCCCGCATACTCGGCCTTGTCCACATCCTTAGGCTCATCGTCTTCGTCATTGACGTAGATGTCAAACTTGACGAACTCGGTGGGATCGGTATGTATGTCCTCCAACACCAGCACCTCATCGACTTTTCCCGGGCTTCTTTTGGAAATCAAAACCCTAACAATCCTGTTGAGGCTGAGGGGGAACACTTTTTCTGGATTCTCTGCTCCTTTGGATATATCCTGGATTCTGACTCTGGCCGACCTCCTCGGCGGCCGGTAGTACATCCACGGCATCTCGACCTTCTCGTAGTCGTACCCCATTTTTCTGTTGTCCAAGGCATCGGCGACCTTAACACGCACGAGCTTCTGGTTCTCGTCGTAAAACAAGAATGAAGCGTTGAGGTAGTCAGGTTTGTTGATATCCTTTGGAACTTTGGTTTTGAGATGTTTCCATATAGTCCACATCCTATCGACATTAGAGTGATGGGAGTAGAAGGCTGGGTCCCTCCCGGCGGAGTAGAAGTTTCCGAGATCTTCGTGGTACTTGTTGTCGGGGTGTCCGACCCACCTATGGACGCTGGTGTGAGACCCTCGCTCCACCGTCCCTCCGCTGGCGGACCCGGGGGGCGTCATGCCGGCGCAGTAAGGCTGCCCCATGAAGCCATTTGTATCATCCACGCTGCTCAACATTTCTTTGTACATAGTGCTCAGATTGCTCCTCACCAGCTGTTCATCATCTGTCTTGCCGCTTAGGGCAAGATCGACGATGGCAGGGGGCCGATTGCTCGGGTTGCGGTTGATATCGTATAGGGGCGAGTGAGGGTTGTCAAATATCGCAGGTAGCTGCATGCCCCTAGGGTTGTCCCAATTCCAGAAGGGCAAGGCAAATGTGGGGTCACCGATGAGACTCCCCAAAATCCTCTCGTAGAAATAGAGGTACCACCTGTGGAATGGAAAGAAGAGCCAGGAGTAGTGGATTGAGATGTCGGTGCCTTCGTAGTCAACCTGATCGTAGGCGCCGTTGCAGTAAGCGCAATGGACGTTGGCCTGCTGAGTGAAGCCGCGGGGATCGCTAGGGTCTTTCTTGTCTAACTCCCGCATCAGCTGAATGGCTTTTTCATACTTGGTAAGGTATCCGTGGTTAAGCTTGTGCGCCGCAGGCCTCACGCGCAGACTCGTCACGGACGGCAGCTCGTAGTCTATGATAGTGTCTGAGTTTGGCGGGCAACAGTTGACGTCGAGAGGGTCTCCGTGGACGTCTGCAACACCGCAACTCTTGATATCCGGCGGTTGAATGGGGTCGGCGTAAGCTTTGGAATCAGAGATGAGGTTGGCTGCACCGTACAAACCTCCAAGCCCAAGGAGCATGTTTCTGCGGTCTACGCCGCCGTTGCTGCTGCATGAGACGTGAAAGCGATAAGTTAGCCTTGCATTGGGAAAGTGGTGGGATGGCTTGACTAGAGGACAAATGCGGTTGTGGGTGAGCACCATGCATGAAGATTGAAGAGAGGCCATGGTTTTCTGTTGTGATTTCTAAGTGTGCTAAGAGgcacatatatatatggagGGAATTTATGAATTTGATTGTTATGAAAGCATTTAATAGTTAGGTTCTTATAAATTTAATTCATTGACTTTAGAGCATCATCATAGTACAAAATACGACCAATGTGCACAATTGTTGTTAGTTAACAAAAATAAAGAGATATCGATATTATTTAAAGAACCAATGGCAAGTCTAACAGTGCGCCCTGATAGTGGACTTGATTTATCTTGAACAAATGTCACTTTTGATACTATTGGGGTTTATTTATTGGGCAATATATATAAGAGATAATGTTTGTTGTATTTGATTGAAATGCCTTGTGTACGTATAAGAATGTAAGATTGtgattagttatatatattaaattatttgcaatatatataattatgacaATTTAGtctattaaaaattatattactatatatatagtatatataataaTGTTTTGTATTATGTATCCTACCTAAAATATCATATATAGAAGGGAAAATTATCATATAATACATTAAGTTTGGAcgaattctggttttgcacacaacctttgaaatttgaaataaaatacacaaaatttTAACTATTTCTAATTTTTCTCCAATTTAGAATTTCCcctattttttttacataaaaaatacaACTTCAAGCTAACACAAGAAGCTCATATATATCTCGTATATATAATGCATTTGATAAACTCTGCAATTCAATATGAAAATAAACTTTCCCTCGCAATCATACAAATCcacaagaaaaaaataaaataaaattttagctTTGCACACAATCTTTGAAATTTGCAATAAAATACTCTAAATTTTAATAtgttacattttttatttttattttcttgtggATTAATGTTTGATTGCTTGTAAGTTTCTTGCGTTAGGTTGTAATAGTAAACTTCTTTTAAATTTCgagataatttaaaattaagggaaaaattagaataattaagacttgatatattttatttcaaatttcatatTTTGTGATTGTGTGTAAAACTAAAAAgagttaatgggctcaattagcccttcttgtataagaaaaggaaaaaatgtccacccaaataaaaatattaaaaaatagtcTTTTCTAacgtaaatgtacaattatacccttaatactgttacacactttttcgcaaaagtgtgtaataacataaaagtgtgtaattgcaaaaaagtgtgtaacaatgtaaaatacattgttacacactttttcaaaaatcgtgtaataatcacgaaaatcgtgtaatagtgtattttacactgttacacactttttcacaatcacacacttttacgttattgtgaaaaagtgtgtaacagtgtaaaataacgtaaaagtgtgtgattgtgaaaaagtgtgtaacagtgtttTTAcgctattacacactttttcgcttcTGAAAAGTGTGTAAAAGTATATTTTATACTGTTATAAATgcaattattttcatatttttatttgtttggctAGAATTTCCTATGACTCAAAGGTTTTGGCTAGACTAGGGTGCTGATTCGTCCAAACTTCATGAATTTTGCGGCAATTTACCAAATCGTgctattttttgaatttgacaTTTCTTACTATTTCAACTCTTTTCTAGATAAATCAATAATCGGCTACTAAGGAGGACATTGGATCCTGGACTTGGTCTATGTAGGGGGTGAATCCAACAATCACGGAAGCGACGTCAGTAACGTCTGGatcgatgggcactagcaacctgaaaccactagcaacgttagagccctccgaagagcaccggtgggggtgtcgatggaagggcctccgacgctcaagtcagtaaactgATAGAAATAGTAAGCGTAAATAACGtaacgaaataaataaatagtagtaataaGTGATGTACCCGGGAGATCGGAATATCCCGGAAGTTGAATGAAAGCTAATGAGCGGTGTGGAATAAGGGACGACGGACGTCCGGGCTAGCGGGGCGATCGGATCCCTAGAGTGTtgtgagcgtggaggcggaacaGAAGAGCGGAGAGAGCACCAGATTGAGAGATTGTGAGTATAAGATTGAATGCCAATGACGGCGTCCCCTTTCATTGTGTTAatgaagtagtatatataggttatgGTCCTGCGAGGAGgcgactagggttagggtttgttggAATATTCTTTGAAACCCTAGCGGTTCCGAGTTTTTAGGAAACGATCTTCTGCGACtttcgtttgacctagtcacccatgtttgactaggttttcgtaagcttataatccaGTTTGTATACTTTCGTGTTGAGATATTTACTATGGCGCTGCTGCtaaagcagagggatcgcgccacTGCCggagcagagagatcatgccgctgccaaagcagagggatcgcgcctctgccagagcagaggaatcatgccgctgccaaagcagagggatcgcgcctctgccagagcagagggatcgtgtCGCTGCcaaagcagagggatcgcgcctctgccagagcagagggatcatgtcgctgccagagcagagggatcgcgcctctgccagagcagagggatcatgtcgctgccagagcagagggatcgcgcctctgccagagcagagggatcatgtcgATGCCAGAGCaaagggatcgcgcctctgccagagaaGAGGTAtcatttcgctgattcctctgacgagggtttcgctgattcctctggcgagggtttcgctgattcctctggcgagaacttcgctgattcctctggcgaggatttcgctgacctctggtcagtcggattttatccactacagtTTGTCCCCCACTCCATAGTTGGAATTTTTTCAACTGTGGAGTGCAATTTAACTTGTATAGGGTGCGCGTAGTGAGCAGGGCGTTGCCCTTTTCTTTGATTCCCGGCAGTTCGCGTGAAATAGGTGAGCCGGAAAAACGTGGAATTAAATGGTCGGGGTGACATAACACTGGGCGTCCTAGAACCGCGGCACTTTCAAAGGCCCAAAATGTATCCAATGGCGTTGGATGTTATGGTGGTGATGAATCATAAATGAATAGATATAGAATCAATCGGTGAATTGTTGTTGAATCGCGAATTGTACCTAATGTTTGATTGGAAAGGTGAGAGAGGATAATTGGATTGTTGAGAGCACGAGAGTAAATTGCTGTAGTGTTGCAAGCAAAGATAGCGTAGGTTTCAAATTACGCGTACATGGCTATTTATAAACCCATGCTGGGGGTAAGATAGTAAAATCATTGCTAAAACATGCGCCTCGCGTGATCGAAGGCATAAGAGTAAATTCGCCCCTAGGCGGGAGATTTCCCCGCTCTTTTGGTGATCTTTCCGGCGAATGCCGTTTCTCTGACACGAGCCATTCCTCTAGCGagtgcgatttctctggcaagagccatttctctaGCGAAGGCCAtacctctggcaagagccatttatCTGGCGAGAgtcgtttctctggcgaagtgaaAAATTTTCAGTTTGGGAGAGGCGCACTTTGCGCTGATGGACGCGATGGGTTTTTACCTCAGGTTCGTGAAACGGGCTTGTGCCTTGTATAAGTAAGttcttccccccatttagacttagttgtcgAAACTTAAGTCTAAATTCAAGACGTTCGGGGTGGGACGGGCTTGCGTCTTTTAAATGAAGTTttcttccccccatttagacttagttgtttaaacttaaggctaaattcaagGTGTTCGGGGCGAGATGGGCGTGAGCCTTTGacataaaaaaatttatcccccccatttagacttagttgtttaaacttaaggctaaatgtAATGTATGCGGGGTGAAATGGGCTTGCGCCTTTTGCATTTAAAGTTTTTCCCCCCTGGGTGTggagtcattcctctggcgagagtcgtttctctggcgagggccatTTCTCTAGCGAGGtgtggagggggagggggagggtgaGGGGAGGGGGGCTGCGCTCCTTAGAGCTGCCTACATATCCATTTAAGGGATCAAGCCCGGATGTAGTTCTGACCTGCATGCAAAGGTCAGTAATTGTAGTAGATGACATGGGTCTCGGAAGACCTTATTGAAATAAAGTGAAATTTGTAGAGTTTAGGGTCAAGCGTGGTACTGCTTGAGATGTAGGGCGTTCCAACTATTGTTGATTTCACGTCCGTCTGTCGATTGCAACTTGTATGCTCCACGTCCAACCACTTTGGTGATCAGatatggtccttcccaattcgGGGCTAATTTACCCGCACTTGTTTCCTTGGTGTTCTGGAACACTTTTTGCAGCACCCAATCGCCCGGCTTAAATGTGCGAGTACGGATATGTTTGTTGTAGTGTCTGGCGATGCTTTGTTGGTAGGAAGCTAGTCTGATATTCGCTTTGTTCCGTTTCTCATCGAGGAGATCTAACTCATGGCACATGGCCTCTTGATTCCCGTCGTCTGTCGTGAGCTCATGTCTGGCGTGTCTCTTGGCGGCTGAATGGGTGATTCCGCTGACTTCGGAGCCTCCGGATATCACGTTCACAGTTCTCTCATGGTGTGGCGGGTCTGACGGGCTGTCGTCTCTGTGTTTCTCTTGTTTATCCCTTCCTTGTTGTAGGGTAAGCTTGCCCTTTTCGGTCAGGTAATCGGTGAGGTGGCCTTGATTTAGTAAGTGGACCACTTCAAATCTGAGGGCGATGCAATCCTCTGTCCGATGCCCATGATCTGCATGGAACTCACACCATTTGGATCTG
It contains:
- the LOC130995793 gene encoding polyphenol oxidase I, chloroplastic-like — protein: MASLQSSCMVLTHNRICPLVKPSHHFPNARLTYRFHVSCSSNGGVDRRNMLLGLGGLYGAANLISDSKAYADPIQPPDIKSCGVADVHGDPLDVNCCPPNSDTIIDYELPSVTSLRVRPAAHKLNHGYLTKYEKAIQLMRELDKKDPSDPRGFTQQANVHCAYCNGAYDQVDYEGTDISIHYSWLFFPFHRWYLYFYERILGSLIGDPTFALPFWNWDNPRGMQLPAIFDNPHSPLYDINRNPSNRPPAIVDLALSGKTDDEQLVRSNLSTMYKEMLSSVDDTNGFMGQPYCAGMTPPGSASGGTVERGSHTSVHRWVGHPDNKYHEDLGNFYSAGRDPAFYSHHSNVDRMWTIWKHLKTKVPKDINKPDYLNASFLFYDENQKLVRVKVADALDNRKMGYDYEKVEMPWMYYRPPRRSARVRIQDISKGAENPEKVFPLSLNRIVRVLISKRSPGKVDEVLVLEDIHTDPTEFVKFDIYVNDEDDEPKDVDKAEYAGTFSQLPHRVHHSNRHKGSMKLSLKELYEDIDIHEDDTTVVVTLVPRANGHRVTIAGIKIVKSRSSA